The proteins below come from a single Methanospirillum lacunae genomic window:
- a CDS encoding PAS domain-containing protein has protein sequence MIRNYGRIGGGISYAIWKYFKEFVHPDDLRSVNQYINEIVDIFCPGKISELKFKIIRKDGNMRDIHTQCHFSKDIDGKITIS, from the coding sequence ATTATTAGGAACTACGGCAGAATTGGAGGGGGGATATCATATGCTATATGGAAATATTTCAAAGAATTCGTTCACCCTGATGATTTGAGAAGTGTTAATCAATATATCAATGAGATCGTGGATATTTTTTGTCCAGGAAAAATTTCAGAATTAAAGTTTAAAATTATTCGAAAGGATGGAAATATGAGAGATATTCATACCCAATGTCATTTTTCCAAAGATATCGATGGGAAAATAACAATATCTTGA
- a CDS encoding PAS domain S-box protein, producing the protein MTSSTDILSSIIEILSQHQEGMQMKDLAEAVHLNRNAIAKYLGILHQKGQVDLRQIGKAKIFTVSRRFPFSVLSEINLDSVIGFDKNLHCIHANTACLKMIDCSLEEIINKPINGIMFPLFQHPSIVDIVNNGFSSIGQPVRISCKIKENLQIFEIRGIPVVFNNCVTGSAIIIKEITSITSAQDEIAHLKELYKAVTETQTEFIVHSLPDGTITYVNPAFASLIGLSQKMYIGKRYHLKILDDDIPLVREHFLSITSENPIKKIENRILTFSGDIRVVRWVNQGIFRDGVLYELHSYGIDITELKNLEERLQIKCDHYRNTIQKTTDEYQKINQDLLEEIERRKHVEEDLQKLQISLNYSSELIIWTDEKGIIISSNKGALDSLGIIPGNSLNIFFSENLEKCEVLSWDSIWKEVKLYGCYLFECLILDKNNNFFSAEVLANYLFNNGIGCCGFFIRNINKRKMAEIALQESEERFKAIIQNSFDIIGILDDKGEIVYTSPSTYLILGYLPEEICGHSSFEYVHPDDRKRVREIFKRVIEKLKLVSPIEFRFKHKDGSFIDMETIGVNLIGVPGVDGIVVTSRQITERKKNENLLKMFNEELEQKVKERTEELCDSRKMFKDLVENIDELILSLDLKGNITYISPAVTRLYGYTPDMLRGQKFHELLHPDDYNRYKDLFCNNLQMESRSHEFRLMCKDRVAYVRISIRAIHQEHIISGYNCIVTDISSLKRALFETEDARHSLDHTLMFLQTIISAIPIPFYYKDLEGRYLKVNDAFADLLGHTPDFYIGKSSSEIWSEEYAGLYREKDMELLRTGEKQIYESRITDLLQIDHPVIYYKDVFHDENGEVAGIVGAFLDITERKEIENILQTLIRSMVGTVEDNVLHVITETISLCLKADCIIIGEIQQNHKNIKALSMILDGKMVEHYMYTLKGSPCEIVTAKGFCIYPDNVADLFPEDRTLHLFNIRGYLGTPLKNSKGEVIGILCALFRHKISVSPLYERIFTIIAEKAAAEIERKHGEKVL; encoded by the coding sequence CTCAACATCAAGAAGGGATGCAAATGAAGGACCTTGCTGAAGCTGTTCACTTGAACAGAAATGCAATCGCAAAATATCTGGGTATACTTCACCAAAAAGGTCAGGTAGATCTTCGTCAAATTGGAAAAGCAAAAATATTTACTGTATCCAGACGGTTTCCATTCTCAGTATTGTCTGAAATAAATTTAGATAGTGTAATTGGTTTTGATAAGAATTTACACTGTATTCATGCAAATACTGCATGTTTGAAAATGATTGATTGTTCTCTTGAAGAAATAATCAATAAACCGATCAATGGAATAATGTTCCCTCTTTTTCAGCATCCTTCAATTGTCGATATTGTCAATAATGGTTTTTCTTCAATAGGTCAACCCGTCAGGATTTCATGTAAAATAAAAGAAAATCTGCAAATATTTGAAATTCGTGGCATACCTGTTGTTTTTAACAACTGTGTTACTGGCAGTGCAATAATAATCAAAGAAATTACTTCAATTACCTCGGCCCAGGATGAGATTGCTCATCTTAAGGAATTATACAAGGCAGTTACAGAAACACAGACCGAATTTATTGTTCATTCCTTACCTGATGGGACAATAACCTATGTAAACCCTGCATTTGCTTCACTGATTGGATTATCTCAAAAAATGTATATCGGAAAACGGTATCATTTGAAAATACTTGATGATGACATTCCATTGGTGAGAGAACATTTTTTGTCTATTACTTCTGAAAATCCTATTAAAAAAATCGAAAACCGAATTTTAACTTTTTCCGGTGACATAAGAGTAGTTCGTTGGGTTAATCAAGGTATTTTTAGAGATGGGGTTCTTTATGAGCTTCATTCATATGGTATAGATATTACAGAACTAAAAAATTTAGAGGAACGTCTTCAAATTAAGTGTGATCATTACAGGAATACTATTCAGAAAACAACAGATGAATACCAGAAAATCAACCAGGATCTCCTTGAAGAGATAGAAAGACGAAAACATGTTGAAGAGGATCTTCAAAAATTACAGATTTCATTAAACTATTCAAGTGAATTGATTATTTGGACTGATGAAAAAGGTATTATTATCTCATCAAATAAAGGAGCCCTGGATTCTTTGGGGATAATTCCAGGAAATTCTCTAAATATTTTCTTTTCAGAAAATCTGGAGAAGTGTGAGGTATTATCATGGGATAGCATTTGGAAGGAGGTGAAATTGTATGGATGTTATCTGTTTGAATGTCTCATATTGGATAAAAATAATAACTTTTTTTCGGCAGAAGTGCTGGCGAATTATCTTTTCAATAATGGTATAGGTTGTTGCGGTTTTTTTATCAGAAATATTAATAAAAGAAAAATGGCTGAAATAGCTCTTCAGGAAAGTGAAGAACGTTTTAAGGCAATTATTCAGAATTCTTTTGATATTATTGGAATTCTTGATGATAAGGGAGAAATTGTATATACAAGTCCATCTACGTATTTAATTCTAGGTTATTTACCTGAAGAGATTTGTGGTCATTCTTCTTTTGAATATGTCCATCCGGATGATCGGAAAAGGGTACGAGAGATTTTTAAAAGAGTGATTGAAAAACTCAAACTCGTATCTCCAATAGAATTCAGGTTTAAACATAAAGATGGTTCTTTTATCGATATGGAAACGATAGGAGTCAACCTTATTGGAGTTCCTGGTGTCGACGGTATTGTTGTTACCTCACGACAAATTACAGAACGAAAAAAGAATGAAAACCTTTTAAAGATGTTTAATGAGGAATTAGAACAAAAAGTTAAAGAACGAACTGAAGAACTCTGTGATAGTCGTAAGATGTTTAAGGATCTTGTCGAAAATATTGATGAGTTAATTCTGTCTCTTGATCTGAAGGGAAATATTACGTATATTAGCCCTGCTGTTACCCGATTATATGGGTATACTCCTGATATGTTACGAGGGCAAAAATTTCATGAATTGCTTCATCCAGACGATTATAACCGTTATAAGGATTTATTTTGTAATAATCTTCAAATGGAAAGTCGTTCTCATGAATTTCGATTAATGTGTAAAGACAGGGTTGCTTATGTGAGAATATCTATACGTGCTATTCACCAGGAACATATTATTTCCGGATATAATTGTATCGTTACTGATATAAGTTCATTAAAGAGGGCATTATTTGAGACTGAAGATGCTCGTCACTCTCTTGATCATACCCTGATGTTTCTCCAGACAATCATATCTGCAATACCAATCCCCTTTTATTACAAGGATCTAGAGGGACGATATCTTAAGGTCAATGATGCATTTGCAGATTTACTAGGACATACTCCTGATTTCTATATTGGAAAATCATCATCAGAGATCTGGTCTGAAGAATATGCAGGTCTGTACAGAGAAAAAGATATGGAATTGCTTCGAACAGGGGAAAAACAGATCTATGAATCCCGGATTACTGATTTATTACAGATTGACCACCCTGTTATTTATTATAAAGATGTATTTCATGATGAGAATGGAGAAGTTGCTGGGATAGTAGGAGCATTTCTGGATATTACTGAACGGAAGGAGATTGAGAATATTCTCCAGACTCTCATACGAAGTATGGTTGGGACAGTGGAGGATAATGTACTTCATGTGATCACTGAAACAATTTCATTATGCCTTAAGGCTGACTGCATTATTATTGGAGAGATTCAACAAAACCACAAAAATATCAAGGCATTGTCAATGATTCTGGATGGAAAGATGGTTGAGCATTATATGTATACTCTTAAAGGTTCTCCCTGTGAGATTGTAACTGCAAAAGGTTTTTGTATATATCCAGATAATGTTGCAGATTTATTTCCAGAAGACAGAACATTGCATTTATTTAATATCAGGGGCTATCTGGGGACTCCTTTGAAAAATTCCAAAGGTGAGGTTATTGGAATTTTGTGTGCATTATTTCGCCATAAAATATCTGTATCTCCGTTATATGAAAGAATTTTTACGATTATTGCTGAAAAGGCAGCAGCAGAGATCGAACGTAAACACGGAGAGAAAGTCCTTTAA